Genomic segment of Psychrobacter sanguinis:
AAACCCTTATAAAGCCGTCAGTGATTTAACTTGGACTGACACAGAACAACAAAACGGCAAACGCATTAAAATACACGGCTTTCCCAAAGATTATAAAGTGCAACTGTTCCGAGTAGCGGTGAATGACAACCGCACGGACTGGATTGTCACCAATGACACCACTCAAGATTCATCGATTGGTACACGATTGGTGTGTGCCATTCGCTGGAAAATTGAGCAGTTTCACCGAGAAATCAAACAATTAACTGGCATTGAATCCAATCAGTGTCGTAAGGCTCGTATTCAGCGTAATCATATTTGTTGTTCAATGCTCGTTTGGGTGCAGTTAGCTAAGCAAGCTAGAGTGCTAAAACAAACACTCTATCAGGTTAAAAAAGGCTTGCTTAGTGGTTATTTAAGGGAGCAGTTGCGCTCGCCTTCAGTTAAATTTGCGTAAGTCCTATTAAAGTATCGGTTGGTGGTTCAAAAAGTAGGCTGATTAAAATTTGAACAATTTTTAAAGCTTTGAAGGCCATATGGAATCAGAGAACTTAGCATAGACTTCCTATTGACTTTTAGCGCCAGCCTACTTTTTAGAACACCACCAAGTATCGTTTAAGCTGTTTAGATTATTGCTCAGATAATCATGCCAAGTGTTGATAACCGCTGATACCGCACTTTGACTGCTTTGCTGCTTCAACCAATTTGAGGTTTCATTCAAACGAACTAACTGCTGCTCATATTCTCTTGGTATCATTAAACGGGTCACTGCTCGGCAAATACTGTCGCCTGTTGCCTTCTCCTGAATGAGCTCAGGTACAATCTCCTCTCCTGCCAAGATATTGGGCAAGGACACATAAGGAACTTTGACCAATCGCTTAGCAATGGCATAGGTTAGTTTTTTCATTTGATACACCACCACCATAGGTCGATTCAGTAGCATTGCCTCTAGTGTTGCGGTGCCTGACGCTAAGACAATCATATCGGACATGGCCATAATAGATTGACTGAAGTCTTTTTGTTCCTGGCTTTCGTCATAGGCCACCGCCACTGCTCTTCTTAAAGACTCATCCTGACGCTCAATTAAATCTTGAACAATGTACTGATGGTTTTTATCTATGGTAGGAATCACAAAACACAGCTTTTCATCTACCATTAATAGTCGATTCACCGCATTGAGCATCAGTGGCAATATGGCATTAATCTCTGAACGCCTTGAGCCTGGCATCAAGCAAATCATCTGACTGATGTCCTCTTTACGATTGGCAAAGAAATTATGTAGCTCTGAGTTATTCCAAATTAGCTCACGTCGCTGCTCATGAGTGGCTATCTCTACCAACTCCTTGGGAAGATTGTGTAATAAGGGATGACCAACACAGACCGCAGGGTGATTGTGGCGTTGATAAACCTCAAGCTCAAAAGGAAATAGGCACAACACCAAATGAGTGGCTTTTTTGATAGATTCGATACGCGATTCACGCCATGCCCATATTGAGGGACTGACGTATTGAACACAGAAGATATCTTTTGGTTTGAGTTTTTTGGCAACCCGTAAGTTAAAGTCAGGGGCATCAATGCCAATGAACCAATCTATTTTAACCTCAGTAAAAGCAGATACCAGCTCGGAACGGGCTTTTAGCAAGTCTGGCAATTGCGACATAACCTCGACCAAACCCATAACCGCTAAGCGGTCTAAAGGAAATAAAGACTGTAGTCCTTGTGCTTTCATCTTAGGCCCACCTACCCCTATCCATACCACCTCTTCGATAAGGTCATTTACTTGTGCCATAAAGTCTGCACCCAGAGAATCTCCCGACGCCTCTCCTGCCACAATACCAATGACTAATGGTTTATTGGGATTCCGAGATTTATTGATGAGTTCAGAATTGCCTGAAGCACTTGCTAACATAGTTAACTCTACTTTAATATCAAAGGATTAGAAGAAACTTAGACCATAACGAGGGTGATGTGTTTTACAAAGCATCAAATTAGGACGACAGTATAACAAATATTTGTAATACCCATTCCCTATATGAAGCAATAAGCAAAGCTTAACACTTGTCAATCTTAGAATAACCCTCCATAATAAAGTTAACCCTAAAAAATGTCATGACTTATCCGTTATACACTTATAAGATATAAATAAAGGTATGACATTTAAACCTATAAGTGATAAATATAATGAAACCCACTTATCCTATAACGATATACCAAAAATTAATTTCCCAACGTTTTTAACAGTATTTTAAACTAGGCACTATAAATATGACTATGAACTCGACTACCCACACAGCAGATATTGATGACGTGAATATTGAAAAGTTTATCCCCTTGATTACCCCTGCCAGCCTAAAAGCCGAGTATCCTTTGTCAGAGAAGGCCTATAACACAGTGCTAACAGGTCGTACTACCATCCAAAATATTTTAGATGGTACTGATAAGCGTCTATTGGTTGTGGTAGGTCCTTGCTCAATCCATGACATTAAAGCGGCTCATGAATACGCTGATAAACTGGTTAAACTTGCCGATGAGCTAAAAGACAGCATTTATATTGTTATGCGTGTCTACTTTGAAAAGCCGCGTACCACAGTGGGCTGGAAAGGGTTAATTAACGACCCTGACATGAATGACAGCTTTGATATTGAAAAAGGCCTACGTATGGCGCGTAAGCTGTTACTTGACTTAAATGAAAAGGGTTTGCCGTGTGCTACAGAAGCATTGGACCCGAATACCCCGCAGTATATGCAAGACTTAATCAGTTGGTCAGCTATTGGCGCGCGTACTACTGAAAGTCAAACTCACCGTGAAATGAGCTCAGGTCTGTCTTGTCCTGTTGGTTTCAAGAATGGTACTGATGGCGGTATGACTGTAGCGGTTAATGCGATGAATGCGGTTAAATCGGGTCATAACTTCTTAGGGCTATCTAGTGATGGTCAGGTCTGTATCATCAAATCTAAAGGCAACCCTTATGCTCACGTGGTCTTGCGTGGCGGTAATGGCAAACCTAACTATGACCAGTCCTCAGTTGAACAGGCTGAAAATGAGTTAGAAAAAGGTAATGCCATGGTTAAGATTATGATTGACTCAAGTCATGCCAACTCTGGTAAAGACCCTTACCTACAGCCTATGGTAATCCAAAACGTGGCCGAGCAAATCAAAAATGGCAACAAGTCAATTATGGGTCTTATGATTGAAAGTCACTTAAAAGGTGGTAATCAGAAACTAACCAGCGATCCTTCACAGCTTGAGTATGGTAAATCAATTACTGATGGCTGCTTAGACTGGGACAGCACTGTTGCCTCTTTACACAACTTAAGAAACACTATTAAAGACGTGCTTCCTAACCGATAGTGATTAGACAATAATGCTTAGTTAATAGTAGAGCTTAACTGATAGTAGCTTCTAGCTAAAAGCCACTAACTAGCACTTATTAACAACTACTTCTCTGCACACGACAAAAAAAACAAAAAAGTCTGTTAAAGCAAAGGCATAATAGTAATTTTCAAGACGAATCAGACCATGCCAAACCTTAACAGACTTAGTGAAACTTTAACCCAAAACCTGAGCATGAACAAGGCAAGAATCACATGTTTGAGCCTAATGATAATAGCCCTGATTACTGCTCAAAGCAGTAATCTTAAAAAAAATAGCAAGACACCTTCCTAAGGGTGGCAAGACCGACAGTCACTATCGCAGACTACAGCGATTTTTTGCCGAAGCGAGGATAGACTACGATCAACTGGCTTTAATGATATATCGACTATTTGGGCTAGGCAAAGTCACCTTAACCATTGACCGCACCAACTGGAAATGGGGTAAAAGTAACCTCAACATCTTTATGCTAGGGGTGGTATATAAAGGGATAGCCATCCCCTTATACTGGCAAATGCTAGATAAGCGAGGTAATACAAACCATCTTGAACGCTGTGAACTTATTGAGCGGTTTATCAAACAATTTGGCAAAGATAACCTTGAGATGATAGTAGCAGACAGAGAGTTTGTTGGCGAAAAATGGTTTAACTGGCTCACCAATAATCACATACCCTTTGCCATACGGATTAAGAAGAACAGTAAAGTTAGGAATCATCATGGCAAGTTGGTACAGATTAAAGAGTTATTACGCCATGTTAGCCATCAAGAAACATATCGACATGGGCGAATACTGACTGTCGATGGTTGTTTGGTTCGAGTATTTGCCAAGCGTGATAAAGACTACGGTTTAGTGATTGTCGCAACCAATCAACTAGAAACAGTGGATGCGATGACAAGCTATGCTAAGCGTTGGGAAATTGAGACTTTATTTGCTTGTCTAAAGGGCCGTGGCTTTAATCTTGAAGATACCCACTTAACCCATCTTGATCGAGTCAGTAAATTAGTCGCAGTGAACGCCTTAGCATTTTGTTGGGCTTATCATGTCGGTATTTATAAAGACAAAGATAAGCCGTTAAAACGCAAGTTGAAGTCAAACGCTCGACCTCAAGCCAGTTTGTTTGCGCTTGGCCTGGATGTGTTGATTGAGGGCCTTCGTTTGGTGTTTTTTAACAATGATCAGACTGTCTTTCGACAGTTAGTTAGCTTTTTAACCCCTAAACCTATGAAAATCGGGTGGGGATGATTTTTTTGTCGTGTGCAGAGCAACTACTTATAAAAAAATGCCTAACTTAACGTTAGGCATTTTTTATTGCTAAATTTAACTATCATCCTACTAACATACAACTAACTACTAAAGCACAACTAGCTTGCTTTTAATATCGTATGCAAGCTCTCAGTGACGTTCTTCGATTTAACCACCTGACTAAGCTGCTGTAACTGCTGCTTAGCAATACTACGCACTGGCTCTGCTAAAGTATACCAGCGCGATAGAGTCTGCAGTAAACGTGATGCTAAGACAGGGTTTGTCTCATCTAGCTTTTGTACCACACCAACATAAAGCGCTAACCCTTCTTCGGTCCAAAGCTTAGTCGGCTGAGCGGCAAAGCTACCCACAACCGCACGAATTCTATTGGGGGTACCCCAATCAAAGTCTTTGCGCTCAATTAATGCCTGAACATCTGAAACAGTGGCAGTATCATCACCAGCTCGTACACTAAACCATAAATCCATCACTAGGGCTTCTTTATTAAAGCGCTGATAGAAGTCAGCCAATACCGCTTGTTTTTGTGAGTGATCATGATTGACCATAGCACTTAATGCCCCTAAGCGTTCAGTCATGCAGCTGGCATTTTGATACTGCTGATAGGCCCAATCATGAGCAGCTTCAATACCTGCGGTGAGGGCCATATCCAGTACCACATTACGTAGGGCCCGCTTACCTCTAGCTTCTGGTGTGTCCTCATAGCTTTCGATAGGTAGGCTATTATAGACT
This window contains:
- the lpxB gene encoding lipid-A-disaccharide synthase; its protein translation is MLASASGNSELINKSRNPNKPLVIGIVAGEASGDSLGADFMAQVNDLIEEVVWIGVGGPKMKAQGLQSLFPLDRLAVMGLVEVMSQLPDLLKARSELVSAFTEVKIDWFIGIDAPDFNLRVAKKLKPKDIFCVQYVSPSIWAWRESRIESIKKATHLVLCLFPFELEVYQRHNHPAVCVGHPLLHNLPKELVEIATHEQRRELIWNNSELHNFFANRKEDISQMICLMPGSRRSEINAILPLMLNAVNRLLMVDEKLCFVIPTIDKNHQYIVQDLIERQDESLRRAVAVAYDESQEQKDFSQSIMAMSDMIVLASGTATLEAMLLNRPMVVVYQMKKLTYAIAKRLVKVPYVSLPNILAGEEIVPELIQEKATGDSICRAVTRLMIPREYEQQLVRLNETSNWLKQQSSQSAVSAVINTWHDYLSNNLNSLNDTWWCSKK
- a CDS encoding 3-deoxy-7-phosphoheptulonate synthase; translated protein: MTMNSTTHTADIDDVNIEKFIPLITPASLKAEYPLSEKAYNTVLTGRTTIQNILDGTDKRLLVVVGPCSIHDIKAAHEYADKLVKLADELKDSIYIVMRVYFEKPRTTVGWKGLINDPDMNDSFDIEKGLRMARKLLLDLNEKGLPCATEALDPNTPQYMQDLISWSAIGARTTESQTHREMSSGLSCPVGFKNGTDGGMTVAVNAMNAVKSGHNFLGLSSDGQVCIIKSKGNPYAHVVLRGGNGKPNYDQSSVEQAENELEKGNAMVKIMIDSSHANSGKDPYLQPMVIQNVAEQIKNGNKSIMGLMIESHLKGGNQKLTSDPSQLEYGKSITDGCLDWDSTVASLHNLRNTIKDVLPNR
- a CDS encoding IS4 family transposase, which translates into the protein MARHLPKGGKTDSHYRRLQRFFAEARIDYDQLALMIYRLFGLGKVTLTIDRTNWKWGKSNLNIFMLGVVYKGIAIPLYWQMLDKRGNTNHLERCELIERFIKQFGKDNLEMIVADREFVGEKWFNWLTNNHIPFAIRIKKNSKVRNHHGKLVQIKELLRHVSHQETYRHGRILTVDGCLVRVFAKRDKDYGLVIVATNQLETVDAMTSYAKRWEIETLFACLKGRGFNLEDTHLTHLDRVSKLVAVNALAFCWAYHVGIYKDKDKPLKRKLKSNARPQASLFALGLDVLIEGLRLVFFNNDQTVFRQLVSFLTPKPMKIGWG